TCGGCACCTCCGGGGGGAGCTTTCGGCCTATCCCCCGTATCTGCACCATTGAGGGAGGCGAACCATGCAGGTGCTGGTGACCTATGATGTGTCCACCGAAACTCCCGCGGGCCGGCGGCGGCTGCAGAAGGTGGCCCAGGCGTGCAAAAACTTCGGCCAGCGGGTGCAAAAGAGCGTCTTTGAGTGCACCGTGGATGAGATGCACTTTG
Above is a window of Desulfobaccales bacterium DNA encoding:
- the cas2 gene encoding CRISPR-associated endonuclease Cas2, which translates into the protein MQVLVTYDVSTETPAGRRRLQKVAQACKNFGQRVQKSVFECTVDEMHFERLVRALTAIIHREEDSLRIYRLMEPVEKYVQVYGWDKKVDFERPLVV